In the Candidatus Lernaella stagnicola genome, one interval contains:
- a CDS encoding alpha-amylase family glycosyl hydrolase, with translation MRATLDVETSLRAYFPFGFHLSRQAWAQYDVAELLDEDGEWTVVDDILRLRKLALRINQERLRSTYNLPAVHAGQLTTIALIQDILRFVAHLYCHDQLPGVLARGLTEALTRRGAILAEKPPTAFVSLFPPQNVARGRLPEDEYLPGEAPAAVEIDVPAREIVAVEMILLWLAANNPAFQQFRELFDDEELKKAAPYIPFVEEMERWFKRQQPVDRIDATFFEALRAPMRAAPDSLEGQLDFMKETWGNLLPSFLRQRIAVAINILREEEMRRGFGPPERRVLEFGADAYGARDDTYEPAAFSEDADWMSNVVLLAKSTYVWLDQLTKWYGRDIHTLADIPDEELDRLARWGFTGLWLIGLWERSPASRQIKNWTGNPEAVASAYSLYDYVIAEDLGGEAAYENLRERAARRGIRLASDMVPNHVGLYSKWIVEHPDWFVQSAFPPFPAYAFTGGDLSGNPGLGLFLEDGYWSRSDAAVVFKRVDHETGDARYIYHGNDGTNMPWNDTAQLNFLLPEVREAVIQTVLHVARKFSIIRFDAAMTLAKKHFQRLWFPTPGEGGAIPSRAEHGMTREQFDTVFPKEFWREVVDRVKAEAPDTLLLAEAFWLMEGYFVRTLGMHRVYNSAFMNMLKMEDNAKYRQTVKNVLEFSPEVIKRFVNFMNNPDEDTAIAQFGDGDKYFGVAVLMVTMPGLPMFGHGQVEGFTEKYGMEYRRAYWDETPSEHLVGRHEREIFPLMRRRKLFSGAANFALFDFVTDAGWVDENVFAHTNRADNERAIILFNNAYEATSGRITMSTAVNIGSSEQPNIVRRSLAEALALNTDEDVYYAYTEHRTGLQFLRHGRALAAEGLRAELGGYQYQALIDFHEIRDTDGSWAALAGRLGERGVPNLTEARREMELDPVLGPCRALFHGDTVRALLARAPQADAQFRQHLQGFFAAVASFARSDAPPEPPAAQVAEETAVVIDPAATLQKAGIDKAAAGKLVAKLTSAEKPLQPVLIAWLIARRTGRFRGPRETTPAPLLSANRLDEWLLGKVFTDTLMGYRQDEQQGRIDGLLVRFLLAHGDFLEAQSEPPAAAIERALADARVRDLLAINEHEGHEYIGKEPLERLVDAVLLAYVIDRAARDELTAEGLAKATDAADKILAAAETGGYQVAKTLELL, from the coding sequence GTGAGGGCGACTTTGGACGTGGAAACCAGTTTACGCGCGTATTTTCCCTTCGGCTTTCACCTGTCGCGACAGGCTTGGGCGCAGTACGACGTCGCCGAGTTGCTCGATGAGGACGGCGAATGGACCGTCGTCGATGATATCCTGCGTCTGCGAAAGCTGGCGCTGCGCATTAACCAAGAGCGCTTGCGCTCCACGTACAACCTACCCGCGGTTCATGCCGGCCAATTGACGACGATCGCGCTGATCCAAGACATCCTGCGTTTCGTCGCCCATTTGTATTGCCACGACCAACTGCCCGGCGTGTTGGCGCGCGGTCTCACGGAAGCCCTGACCCGACGCGGCGCGATCCTGGCCGAGAAGCCGCCCACCGCTTTCGTGAGCCTTTTCCCGCCGCAGAACGTCGCCCGGGGACGCTTGCCGGAAGACGAGTACCTTCCCGGTGAAGCGCCGGCGGCGGTCGAAATCGACGTGCCGGCCCGCGAGATCGTCGCGGTGGAAATGATTCTGCTGTGGTTGGCGGCGAATAATCCGGCGTTCCAACAATTCCGCGAACTCTTCGACGACGAGGAACTGAAAAAAGCCGCGCCTTACATTCCTTTCGTCGAGGAAATGGAGCGCTGGTTCAAACGCCAGCAGCCCGTCGATCGAATCGACGCCACGTTCTTTGAAGCATTGCGCGCCCCCATGCGCGCCGCGCCCGATTCGCTGGAAGGCCAACTCGATTTCATGAAGGAAACATGGGGAAACCTGCTGCCCAGCTTCCTGCGCCAACGCATCGCCGTGGCGATCAACATCCTGCGCGAAGAAGAAATGCGCCGCGGTTTCGGGCCGCCCGAACGGCGCGTGCTGGAGTTCGGGGCGGATGCGTACGGCGCCCGCGACGACACCTACGAGCCCGCCGCGTTCAGTGAAGACGCCGACTGGATGTCCAACGTCGTGCTGCTGGCCAAGTCCACCTACGTATGGCTCGACCAACTTACCAAGTGGTACGGACGCGACATTCACACGCTGGCCGATATCCCCGATGAGGAACTCGACCGCCTGGCACGCTGGGGTTTTACCGGTTTGTGGCTGATCGGCCTCTGGGAACGCTCGCCCGCCTCGCGGCAAATCAAGAACTGGACGGGCAACCCCGAAGCCGTGGCCTCGGCTTATTCCCTCTACGACTACGTCATCGCCGAGGACCTGGGTGGCGAGGCGGCCTATGAAAACTTGCGCGAACGCGCCGCGCGCCGCGGCATCCGCTTGGCCAGCGACATGGTGCCCAACCACGTGGGGCTCTACTCGAAGTGGATCGTCGAGCACCCGGACTGGTTCGTCCAATCGGCCTTTCCGCCTTTTCCGGCCTACGCTTTTACGGGCGGCGATCTTTCGGGTAATCCCGGTCTCGGCCTGTTTTTGGAAGACGGATATTGGAGTCGCAGCGACGCCGCCGTGGTGTTCAAGCGGGTGGACCACGAGACCGGCGATGCGCGTTACATCTATCATGGCAACGACGGCACCAACATGCCGTGGAACGACACGGCGCAGCTTAATTTCCTACTGCCCGAGGTGCGCGAAGCGGTGATCCAAACCGTGCTGCATGTCGCCCGGAAATTTTCGATCATTCGCTTCGACGCGGCCATGACCCTGGCTAAAAAGCATTTCCAGCGTCTTTGGTTTCCCACTCCGGGCGAAGGCGGCGCGATTCCCTCGCGGGCCGAGCACGGCATGACACGAGAACAATTCGACACCGTGTTTCCCAAGGAGTTTTGGCGGGAGGTTGTCGATCGGGTGAAGGCCGAAGCGCCCGACACGCTGTTGCTGGCCGAGGCGTTTTGGCTCATGGAAGGCTACTTCGTACGCACGCTGGGCATGCACCGCGTCTACAACAGCGCCTTTATGAACATGCTGAAGATGGAGGACAACGCCAAGTACCGGCAGACGGTGAAGAACGTCCTCGAGTTCAGCCCCGAGGTGATCAAGCGCTTCGTGAACTTCATGAACAATCCGGACGAAGACACCGCCATCGCGCAATTCGGCGACGGCGACAAGTACTTCGGCGTGGCCGTCCTGATGGTCACGATGCCCGGGCTGCCGATGTTCGGACACGGCCAGGTCGAAGGCTTCACCGAAAAATACGGTATGGAATACCGCCGCGCGTATTGGGACGAAACGCCCAGCGAGCACCTGGTGGGGCGGCACGAACGGGAAATCTTCCCGCTGATGCGCCGCCGCAAGCTGTTTAGCGGCGCCGCGAACTTCGCTCTTTTCGATTTCGTCACCGACGCGGGCTGGGTGGACGAAAACGTCTTTGCCCACACCAATCGCGCCGACAACGAACGCGCCATCATCCTTTTCAACAACGCCTACGAGGCCACCTCCGGCCGCATTACGATGTCGACGGCCGTCAACATCGGTTCCAGCGAACAGCCGAACATCGTGCGGCGCAGCCTGGCCGAAGCGCTGGCGCTCAACACCGACGAAGACGTCTACTACGCCTACACCGAGCACCGAACGGGGTTGCAGTTCCTGCGGCACGGGCGCGCGTTGGCCGCCGAAGGATTGCGCGCCGAACTTGGCGGGTACCAGTACCAGGCGTTGATCGACTTCCACGAAATCCGCGACACCGACGGTTCCTGGGCCGCGTTGGCCGGACGCTTGGGCGAACGTGGTGTGCCGAACTTGACCGAAGCGCGCCGCGAGATGGAACTCGACCCGGTGCTCGGCCCGTGCCGCGCCCTGTTCCACGGTGACACGGTACGCGCACTTCTGGCCCGCGCCCCGCAAGCCGACGCCCAATTCCGGCAACACCTGCAGGGCTTTTTCGCCGCCGTCGCTTCCTTCGCCCGCAGCGACGCCCCGCCCGAGCCCCCGGCCGCCCAAGTCGCCGAGGAAACCGCCGTCGTAATCGACCCGGCCGCGACGCTGCAAAAGGCCGGCATCGACAAAGCTGCGGCGGGTAAGCTGGTCGCCAAGCTCACCTCCGCCGAAAAGCCGCTGCAACCGGTGCTTATCGCCTGGTTGATCGCCCGCCGGACCGGCCGTTTCCGGGGACCGCGCGAAACCACGCCGGCACCCTTGTTGAGCGCGAACCGTCTCGATGAGTGGCTTTTGGGCAAGGTGTTTACCGACACGCTGATGGGTTACCGGCAGGACGAACAGCAGGGGCGCATCGACGGCCTGCTCGTGCGTTTTCTGCTGGCGCACGGCGACTTCCTGGAAGCGCAAAGTGAGCCTCCCGCCGCGGCGATCGAACGAGCGTTGGCTGACGCCCGCGTGCGCGACCTGCTGGCGATCAACGAGCACGAGGGTCATGAATACATCGGTAAAGAGCCCTTGGAACGCTTGGTTGACGCCGTCTTGCTGGCGTATGTCATCGACCGCGCCGCCCGTGACGAGTTGACGGCCGAGGGCCTGGCAAAAGCCACGGACGCGGCGGATAAAATCCTGGCTGCCGCGGAGACCGGCGGCTATCAGGTCGCGAAAACACTCGAGTTGCTGTAA
- a CDS encoding VTT domain-containing protein, with product MTETASQGAPDAPLSSRRLLLQMIGGIVVMAGALGVITFLFRDEFAQISEGFVAIFGGAGVWLTFFLTDAFPIPVPPDPAMAFALMGNIAPWEVIVWGVTGSLTGGTLGYLLGRRLSHTRFFQRLIAGKSETAYRVVDKYGVLGVALCALTPLPYVVASWTAGALGMPFRRFFAVSLIRIVRVSLYVALLQWGLDQLFR from the coding sequence ATGACCGAAACCGCAAGCCAAGGTGCCCCGGACGCCCCGTTGTCCAGTCGCCGACTCCTTCTTCAAATGATCGGCGGCATCGTCGTCATGGCCGGCGCGCTGGGGGTCATCACCTTTCTTTTCCGCGACGAATTTGCGCAAATCAGCGAAGGCTTTGTGGCGATCTTCGGCGGCGCGGGCGTCTGGTTGACCTTTTTCCTCACCGACGCATTTCCCATCCCCGTGCCTCCCGACCCGGCCATGGCTTTTGCTCTGATGGGAAATATCGCTCCCTGGGAAGTGATTGTCTGGGGCGTGACCGGTAGTTTGACGGGCGGAACGCTGGGATATTTATTGGGTCGGCGGCTGTCGCACACCCGCTTTTTTCAGCGCCTGATTGCCGGGAAAAGCGAAACCGCCTACCGCGTTGTAGACAAATACGGCGTCCTGGGCGTGGCGCTATGCGCGTTGACTCCTCTGCCTTACGTGGTGGCCTCGTGGACCGCCGGCGCGCTCGGCATGCCGTTCCGCCGTTTCTTCGCGGTCTCGCTGATACGCATCGTGCGGGTGTCGCTTTACGTGGCTTTGCTGCAATGGGGACTGGATCAACTCTTCCGATGA
- a CDS encoding tetratricopeptide repeat protein: MRSARAKIVSWIPALLLAVLLNACGGEPSVTDVRLEAVGPFSATVAWESATPGRYDIAYGEGTLFDRSVSETDAGTSHRINLTGLKPSTRYAYRFGEGGPTFRFRSAAGRGGAFDLVVLDAASPACGPAAPLPTPAPDVVVVFGECSGVLAQHPASILTIRGPQAHPVSFGDARIIVVDTPSAAAAALPPDADTRRLVVVPRLPQDAPGEQTPVVLSPRGALTAERRVQWPASQDAWLEIDAFEIAQAGAEGDDRVRRVIVPAPPDSRKSCLYCDRLLEAGRYEESIAWYQNFIRDNQNEHQVEDAFFTVARILDEKLFRFADALLAYDTFLARYSDSRRVPLAWYRGNYLRSRDDFDFQPLESFERAKAELVREDPDPAVEKVEAMLADFPHAAVGEDALFWLGNLLQTDQPRRAVGYFQQLMERYPQSESAALAAIALGDIHYRANQNRAAIAAYERALETVPPKYHISLQDKLRKAGRNVGREIARWTAWAILGVWLLLSLVRKTVPRAGDWRAGAIVLAAYALVGGGYFALQYDRAQAMLGTLAALAVSMALVFVWNRALARRWDCAALVVLHALSASVAAWYLVCYRFHALYIFGL, encoded by the coding sequence GTGAGATCGGCGCGGGCTAAAATCGTTTCGTGGATTCCCGCCTTGCTGTTGGCGGTACTCCTTAACGCATGCGGCGGCGAACCGAGCGTCACCGACGTCCGCCTGGAAGCCGTCGGCCCCTTCAGCGCGACGGTTGCCTGGGAGTCCGCCACGCCCGGCCGTTACGACATCGCGTATGGCGAGGGCACTTTGTTCGATCGCTCGGTCTCCGAAACCGACGCCGGTACGTCGCACCGCATCAACCTGACGGGCCTCAAGCCCTCGACCCGCTACGCCTATCGCTTCGGCGAAGGCGGCCCGACTTTCCGATTTCGCTCGGCCGCCGGTCGCGGCGGCGCCTTCGATTTGGTCGTGCTGGACGCGGCCTCCCCGGCCTGCGGCCCCGCCGCGCCGCTGCCGACGCCCGCACCGGATGTCGTCGTGGTGTTCGGTGAATGTTCCGGTGTCTTGGCGCAACACCCGGCTTCGATTCTCACGATCCGAGGTCCGCAAGCTCATCCGGTGTCATTCGGCGACGCCCGCATCATCGTCGTGGATACGCCAAGCGCCGCCGCAGCCGCTCTGCCGCCCGATGCCGACACCCGCCGCCTGGTCGTCGTGCCTCGCTTGCCCCAGGACGCGCCCGGCGAGCAAACGCCTGTCGTGCTGAGCCCGCGCGGCGCATTGACCGCCGAGCGTCGTGTCCAGTGGCCCGCTTCGCAAGACGCGTGGTTGGAAATCGACGCGTTCGAGATCGCCCAGGCGGGCGCGGAAGGTGACGATCGCGTGCGCCGGGTGATCGTGCCCGCGCCGCCCGACAGCCGCAAAAGCTGCCTGTATTGCGACCGCCTGTTGGAAGCCGGACGTTACGAAGAGAGCATCGCGTGGTACCAGAATTTCATCCGCGACAATCAAAACGAGCATCAGGTGGAAGACGCTTTCTTCACCGTCGCGCGCATCTTGGACGAAAAGCTCTTCCGGTTCGCCGACGCCCTGCTCGCTTACGACACCTTTCTCGCGCGGTACTCGGACAGCCGCCGGGTGCCGCTGGCCTGGTACCGGGGGAACTACCTGCGGTCCCGCGACGATTTTGACTTTCAGCCGCTGGAGTCTTTCGAACGCGCCAAGGCGGAGTTGGTGCGCGAGGATCCCGACCCGGCCGTGGAAAAGGTGGAGGCGATGCTCGCCGATTTCCCGCACGCCGCGGTCGGAGAAGACGCCTTATTTTGGCTGGGCAACCTACTGCAAACCGACCAGCCGCGCCGCGCGGTCGGCTATTTCCAACAATTGATGGAACGCTATCCGCAAAGCGAAAGCGCGGCCCTGGCGGCCATCGCCCTGGGGGACATTCATTACCGCGCCAACCAGAACCGTGCCGCCATCGCCGCTTACGAGCGGGCTTTGGAGACGGTGCCGCCCAAGTATCACATCTCGTTACAGGACAAGCTGCGCAAGGCGGGTCGCAACGTCGGTCGCGAAATCGCGCGATGGACGGCGTGGGCGATCCTCGGCGTCTGGCTGTTGCTTTCGCTTGTTCGCAAAACCGTACCGCGCGCCGGCGACTGGCGGGCGGGGGCGATAGTGCTGGCCGCGTACGCGTTGGTGGGCGGCGGTTATTTCGCGTTACAATACGATCGAGCCCAAGCGATGCTGGGCACGCTGGCCGCGCTTGCCGTGTCGATGGCGTTGGTGTTCGTGTGGAATCGAGCGCTGGCCCGCCGTTGGGATTGCGCGGCGCTGGTGGTGTTGCACGCCCTGAGCGCGTCGGTGGCGGCGTGGTATCTCGTGTGTTATCGATTCCACGCGCTCTACATTTTTGGCCTTTGA
- a CDS encoding TlpA disulfide reductase family protein has protein sequence MTLRRISLALLLLTVAGCTRGGGPLEAGRTAPDFRAEDLTGRTHYLNAELAQPLVLTFFATWCLPCREEIPLLIDLHKKLSGRAQILCVAVDPENKGKLRVLVDGLDIPYPMLLDDGQKIMAAYGVAELPVTFVIDREGLIRSQYGPIGQIEASLLAAQLTKLAGESR, from the coding sequence ATGACGCTGCGTCGAATTAGCCTCGCGCTGTTGTTGCTGACCGTGGCGGGCTGCACCCGCGGCGGCGGGCCGCTCGAAGCCGGGCGTACGGCGCCGGATTTCCGCGCCGAAGACCTCACCGGCCGCACTCACTATCTCAACGCCGAACTCGCCCAGCCGCTCGTGTTGACCTTCTTCGCCACGTGGTGCCTACCCTGCCGCGAGGAAATCCCGCTGCTCATCGACCTGCACAAAAAACTTTCCGGCCGGGCGCAAATCCTTTGCGTCGCCGTCGATCCGGAAAACAAAGGCAAGCTGCGCGTCTTGGTCGATGGGTTGGACATCCCCTACCCCATGCTGCTCGACGACGGCCAAAAGATCATGGCCGCTTACGGGGTGGCGGAGTTGCCGGTGACCTTCGTGATCGATCGCGAGGGCTTGATCCGTTCGCAGTACGGCCCGATCGGCCAAATCGAAGCAAGCCTGCTGGCCGCGCAATTGACGAAGCTCGCCGGTGAAAGCCGATGA
- a CDS encoding metallophosphoesterase: MKRTALLLLFLVASAGPTAAAWQFGPYLQVLGPDTAAVCLQAETGDTVEVSLLNSNQNLSVAQERRGPVCLRFTGLVPDRTYRYMAMVNGHMVLEEPASFLTEATAVQTFAIYGDTRSGDDSFDLAHAQVVKALRETTVPDAIIHTGDFVERADKDELWRNFFLIEGDILSGTPLYPAVGRSDSPPELARRWFPFFDQAPWYSFDRGDAHFVVTDLRDTARQDQSAVAATGAQAQWLRADLAAARERGARFLFVVIHEPPIDPAGRTPDALREVFMPILESYDVTAVFSGAHYFSHAVRGDVHYFTNGGGGALLDARPARAGVFRFFSPVHHFIVLETGGFGARIRAVDSHGQEFYAVSLAGFTPELPGRESAVFVEQYAGGTIAVPVTVYFRPGDQSRQNASEALQQAAVATGVTIVATYRSVDAPDNRARLTALANPDGPLPTYVVGDRVVRESAKVTTPLPLETALREAAAQQQPPGAGIGRVLALAAALLGLAVLAAAAWRWRRAAARKTAPDRQKDL, translated from the coding sequence ATGAAACGCACGGCGCTTCTGTTGCTTTTCCTCGTCGCCTCGGCCGGGCCCACAGCGGCGGCGTGGCAATTCGGCCCTTACCTGCAGGTTCTCGGGCCGGACACGGCGGCAGTCTGTTTGCAGGCTGAAACCGGCGACACGGTGGAAGTCAGCCTTCTCAACTCCAATCAGAACCTCTCCGTCGCGCAGGAACGCCGCGGTCCCGTGTGCCTGCGCTTTACGGGCTTAGTGCCCGACCGCACGTACCGCTACATGGCGATGGTTAACGGGCACATGGTGCTCGAGGAGCCCGCATCCTTTTTGACCGAGGCGACCGCCGTGCAGACCTTTGCCATCTACGGCGACACGCGCAGCGGCGACGATAGCTTCGACCTCGCCCACGCGCAGGTCGTCAAGGCGTTGCGCGAAACCACCGTTCCCGACGCGATCATCCACACCGGCGATTTCGTCGAACGTGCCGATAAAGACGAGTTGTGGCGCAACTTCTTCCTCATCGAGGGCGATATCCTGAGCGGCACGCCGCTCTATCCGGCCGTCGGCCGCAGCGATTCCCCGCCCGAGTTGGCGCGGCGCTGGTTTCCCTTCTTCGACCAGGCGCCGTGGTATTCCTTCGACCGCGGCGACGCCCATTTTGTGGTCACCGACTTGCGCGACACGGCCCGCCAGGACCAAAGCGCCGTGGCCGCGACCGGCGCTCAGGCGCAATGGTTGCGCGCCGACCTGGCTGCCGCCCGCGAGCGCGGCGCCCGTTTTCTTTTCGTCGTCATCCACGAACCGCCGATCGATCCGGCGGGCCGTACTCCCGACGCGCTGCGCGAAGTCTTCATGCCGATTCTCGAAAGCTACGACGTTACCGCCGTGTTTTCGGGCGCGCACTATTTCTCGCACGCGGTGCGCGGGGATGTGCATTACTTCACCAACGGCGGCGGCGGTGCGCTGCTCGACGCCCGGCCGGCGCGAGCGGGTGTCTTTCGCTTTTTCAGCCCGGTTCATCACTTCATCGTCTTGGAGACCGGCGGTTTCGGGGCGCGCATCAGGGCGGTCGACTCACACGGGCAAGAGTTTTATGCCGTGTCGCTCGCCGGTTTCACGCCCGAGCTGCCGGGACGGGAATCGGCCGTGTTCGTCGAGCAATACGCGGGCGGCACGATCGCTGTGCCGGTCACAGTTTATTTCCGCCCCGGCGACCAGTCGCGGCAAAACGCTTCCGAAGCCTTGCAGCAAGCTGCGGTCGCGACCGGAGTGACAATCGTGGCGACGTACCGCTCGGTGGACGCGCCGGACAACCGCGCCCGCCTGACCGCGTTGGCGAATCCGGACGGCCCTCTGCCGACCTATGTGGTGGGCGACCGTGTCGTGCGGGAGTCGGCGAAAGTCACCACGCCTTTGCCCTTGGAGACGGCGTTGAGAGAAGCGGCGGCGCAGCAACAACCGCCGGGGGCCGGTATCGGGCGTGTTTTGGCGCTGGCGGCGGCGTTGCTCGGCTTGGCGGTGTTGGCGGCGGCAGCTTGGCGTTGGCGACGGGCCGCGGCTCGAAAAACGGCGCCGGATCGGCAAAAAGATTTGTAA
- a CDS encoding iron-containing alcohol dehydrogenase — MNNFTFHNPTKVIFGNDTIRKIGREIAARGLHRVLLLAGGGSIKNNGVYEQVTTSLREAGVSWAEYWGVRPNPVLEDVNAAIRQAREEKVDGLLAVGGGSVIDSTKAVAAGFYLADTWSAFAEYEPLKNALPLFTVLTISATGTEMNPNAVITNAANKQKWALVDPRLFPVTSIIDPAVQRSLPWRQTVNGCVDAMSHIHEFFFLGTAAEDGITRLDESLLATLIAATDALQKDEAAYASRANLAWAATMALNGVAGMALKGGDWSTHGLEHSISAYHPKVAHAEGLAVIFPAWITFQQSENPAQFTRWAQAVWDAATVEEAVAKMKAKHRQWGAPVTLGDLGVGEDEIPVLAANATQRGPLGQLRKIGEPEAKEIFRLAL, encoded by the coding sequence ATGAATAATTTTACCTTTCACAACCCCACAAAAGTGATTTTCGGCAACGATACGATCCGGAAAATCGGGCGCGAGATTGCCGCGCGCGGCTTGCACCGTGTCCTGCTTTTGGCGGGCGGCGGCTCCATCAAGAACAACGGCGTGTACGAACAAGTCACCACGTCCCTGCGCGAAGCGGGCGTCTCGTGGGCCGAGTATTGGGGCGTGCGGCCTAACCCGGTGCTCGAGGACGTCAACGCCGCCATCCGGCAGGCCCGCGAGGAAAAAGTCGACGGCTTGCTCGCCGTCGGCGGCGGCAGCGTGATCGACTCCACCAAGGCCGTGGCGGCCGGGTTCTATCTAGCCGACACATGGAGCGCCTTTGCCGAATACGAGCCCCTCAAGAACGCGTTGCCGCTGTTTACGGTGCTGACGATTTCGGCCACCGGCACGGAAATGAACCCCAACGCAGTGATCACCAACGCGGCCAACAAGCAGAAATGGGCCCTGGTCGACCCGCGGCTCTTTCCGGTTACGTCGATCATCGACCCGGCCGTGCAGCGCTCCCTGCCGTGGCGGCAAACCGTCAACGGCTGCGTGGACGCCATGTCGCACATCCACGAGTTCTTCTTCCTCGGCACCGCTGCCGAAGACGGCATCACACGCCTCGACGAATCGCTGCTTGCCACTTTGATAGCCGCCACCGACGCCCTGCAAAAAGACGAGGCGGCTTACGCCTCGCGCGCCAACCTGGCCTGGGCCGCCACCATGGCCCTCAACGGCGTGGCGGGCATGGCGCTCAAGGGCGGGGACTGGTCCACGCACGGCCTCGAACACTCGATCAGCGCCTACCACCCGAAGGTGGCGCACGCCGAAGGTCTCGCGGTGATATTCCCGGCCTGGATCACGTTCCAGCAAAGTGAAAACCCGGCGCAGTTCACCCGTTGGGCGCAAGCCGTTTGGGACGCCGCCACGGTCGAAGAGGCCGTCGCGAAAATGAAGGCCAAGCACCGCCAATGGGGCGCACCGGTCACCCTCGGCGACCTGGGCGTCGGCGAAGATGAAATTCCCGTCCTGGCTGCCAACGCGACGCAACGCGGGCCGCTGGGGCAGTTGCGCAAAATTGGCGAACCCGAGGCGAAGGAAATCTTCCGACTCGCCCTATAA
- a CDS encoding thioredoxin family protein, whose translation MKKVFWNAMFIVAAAAVTLLAWNLQPRTAHAGEDAAKVGASAPDFTLPDQNGKAHKLSDYQGKIVVLEWTNADCPFVKRHYKADTMEKLAAKYQGNDVIWLAVNSSHFINAEEAKTWQQSQGLDYPILLDPDGRVGQTYRARTTPHLFVVDASGTLVYDGAIDDSPHGMMGPDVNYVANAVDSLLAGQPVSPSKTRPYGCSVKYK comes from the coding sequence ATGAAGAAGGTTTTTTGGAACGCAATGTTCATCGTGGCGGCCGCGGCCGTAACGCTGCTGGCGTGGAACCTGCAACCGCGAACAGCTCACGCCGGGGAAGATGCCGCCAAGGTCGGCGCGTCGGCGCCGGATTTTACGCTGCCGGATCAAAACGGCAAGGCGCACAAACTCAGTGACTACCAGGGCAAGATCGTCGTGCTGGAGTGGACGAACGCCGACTGCCCCTTCGTCAAGCGGCATTACAAGGCCGATACCATGGAGAAGCTGGCTGCCAAATACCAGGGCAACGACGTGATTTGGCTGGCGGTCAATTCCTCGCACTTCATCAACGCCGAGGAAGCCAAAACCTGGCAGCAGAGCCAAGGTCTCGACTATCCGATTTTGCTCGACCCGGATGGGCGGGTCGGCCAAACGTATCGCGCGCGCACCACGCCGCACCTGTTTGTGGTCGATGCGAGCGGGACGCTGGTCTACGACGGCGCGATCGATGACTCGCCGCACGGCATGATGGGTCCCGACGTGAACTACGTCGCCAACGCCGTGGACTCGCTACTGGCGGGCCAGCCGGTCAGTCCTTCCAAAACGAGGCCGTACGGCTGCTCGGTCAAATACAAATAA
- a CDS encoding SPASM domain-containing protein has translation MRKTDVIRYRYESFGGIVHLKHPPALVWVDRDFMRSLGYADSPLWDAPASYLSAPTEVHLSLTNRCSAGCPGCYTDSYAAGSRQEEAAGEIGYEGHRRIIEELAAARVFHVAMGGGESMELPWLFDIAADARRLGLVPNLTTNGYLVTPESARQCRVFGQINVSIDGVGDRYQAVRGVDGFARADRALTLLRRARCSFGINTVVSRLNFDDLEDIVRYARKKRAGQIEFLRFKPAGRGIATFTEMDLTPAQAADFYPRIVALQKKYRVNLRLDCSFMPMLFAHRPDRERAERFTVAGCYGGDMLVGVRPDGAVNACSFAPVEAWPADELRSWWDKPEAFRLFRTWADNAPEPCRSCDYLDLCRGGCHAVALAVHGTMDAPDPGCPIVRAEQGRDD, from the coding sequence ATGCGCAAAACTGACGTCATTCGCTACCGATACGAATCCTTCGGGGGCATCGTTCACCTGAAACACCCACCGGCACTGGTGTGGGTCGATCGGGACTTCATGCGCTCGCTGGGCTACGCCGATTCCCCGCTGTGGGACGCCCCGGCGAGTTACCTTTCTGCCCCAACCGAAGTGCATTTGTCGCTGACCAACCGCTGCAGCGCCGGCTGCCCCGGCTGCTACACCGATTCCTACGCCGCCGGTTCCCGACAGGAAGAAGCCGCGGGCGAAATCGGCTACGAAGGCCATCGGCGCATCATCGAGGAACTGGCCGCCGCGCGGGTATTTCACGTGGCCATGGGCGGGGGCGAAAGCATGGAACTGCCCTGGCTGTTCGACATCGCCGCGGACGCCCGCCGTCTCGGCCTGGTGCCGAATTTGACGACCAACGGCTACCTGGTCACGCCCGAAAGCGCCCGCCAATGCCGGGTCTTCGGCCAAATCAACGTGAGTATCGACGGCGTGGGCGACCGGTATCAGGCGGTGCGGGGCGTGGACGGCTTTGCGCGGGCCGATCGCGCTTTGACGCTGCTGCGACGCGCCCGCTGCTCGTTCGGCATCAACACCGTTGTCTCCCGTCTCAATTTCGACGACCTGGAAGACATCGTGCGCTACGCCCGTAAAAAGCGCGCCGGGCAGATCGAATTCCTGCGCTTCAAACCCGCCGGGCGCGGCATCGCCACCTTCACCGAGATGGACCTCACGCCCGCGCAAGCGGCCGACTTCTACCCGCGCATCGTCGCCCTGCAGAAGAAATACCGCGTGAACCTGCGCCTGGATTGCTCGTTTATGCCGATGCTTTTCGCGCACCGGCCCGACCGCGAGCGCGCCGAACGCTTTACCGTCGCCGGCTGCTACGGCGGCGACATGCTCGTGGGTGTGCGACCCGACGGCGCCGTCAACGCCTGCTCCTTCGCGCCGGTCGAAGCGTGGCCCGCCGACGAGTTGCGTTCCTGGTGGGACAAGCCGGAAGCCTTTCGACTCTTTCGCACCTGGGCCGACAACGCCCCGGAGCCCTGCCGCTCCTGCGACTACCTCGACCTCTGCCGCGGCGGCTGCCATGCCGTGGCCCTGGCCGTACACGGCACGATGGACGCGCCCGATCCGGGTTGCCCGATCGTGCGGGCCGAACAGGGGCGCGACGACTAA